Proteins encoded in a region of the Photobacterium profundum SS9 genome:
- a CDS encoding sugar ABC transporter permease: MEQVKSVATQRPKSNLREQLQGVKLQFIVMAAVIVIIMLFFSVMTEWSYLSPRNISNLFRQTAITGILSIGMVFVIISGEIDLSVGSMMGLLGGVAAILDVWFGLPLPLTIVLTLIAGFLLGLWNGWWVAYRKVPSFIVTLAGMLAFRGILIGITDGTTVAPTSQAMGFIGQSYLPSWFGMLLGVGSLSLYIYWQQRRRSMRQQYNLPVPMASTSLVKQAAVGVAVLSIILVLNDYRGVPTPVLLLVTFLIVGSFIASKTRLGRRVYAIGGNIEASRLSGINVEKTKLSVFAMSGFLVAVAALILSSRLGAGSPSAGNIAELDAIAACVIGGTSMAGGVGTVIGAVIGAFIMASLDNGMSMMDVPTFWQYIVKGGILLLAVWMDSATKARR, encoded by the coding sequence ATGGAACAGGTAAAAAGTGTGGCGACTCAAAGGCCAAAAAGTAACCTGCGTGAACAGCTACAAGGTGTAAAGTTGCAATTCATCGTAATGGCGGCAGTTATCGTCATTATTATGCTGTTCTTCAGCGTGATGACGGAATGGAGTTACCTGTCCCCACGGAACATTTCCAATCTATTCAGACAAACAGCCATTACCGGTATTCTTTCCATCGGAATGGTGTTTGTCATCATTAGCGGTGAAATTGATTTATCTGTTGGATCGATGATGGGTTTACTAGGGGGCGTGGCTGCTATTTTAGATGTGTGGTTTGGCTTACCTTTGCCTTTGACCATTGTACTCACATTGATCGCTGGTTTTTTGCTTGGTTTATGGAATGGTTGGTGGGTGGCTTATCGTAAAGTGCCGTCATTTATTGTGACGTTAGCTGGCATGTTGGCGTTTCGTGGCATTCTTATTGGCATTACTGATGGCACAACTGTGGCTCCTACGTCTCAGGCAATGGGGTTCATTGGTCAAAGTTACCTCCCTAGTTGGTTTGGCATGCTCCTTGGTGTGGGTAGCTTGTCCTTATATATTTATTGGCAGCAACGTCGTAGAAGTATGAGGCAGCAGTATAATTTACCCGTTCCGATGGCAAGTACGTCGTTGGTGAAGCAAGCGGCTGTGGGCGTGGCGGTATTAAGCATTATTCTTGTGCTTAATGATTACCGTGGCGTTCCGACGCCAGTATTACTGCTCGTGACCTTCTTGATAGTCGGCTCTTTTATTGCGAGTAAAACTCGGCTTGGTCGACGTGTTTACGCCATTGGGGGCAATATTGAAGCAAGCCGATTATCGGGTATTAATGTAGAGAAAACCAAGTTGTCTGTTTTCGCTATGAGTGGTTTTTTGGTGGCGGTAGCTGCATTAATTTTAAGCAGTCGCTTAGGGGCGGGTTCGCCATCGGCTGGTAATATTGCCGAACTGGATGCCATTGCTGCCTGTGTTATTGGTGGCACGAGTATGGCGGGGGGGGTTGGTACCGTTATTGGTGCGGTGATCGGTGCATTTATCATGGCATCGTTGGATAATGGCATGAGTATGATGGATGTGCCTACCTTCTGGCAATATATTGTTAAAGGTGGAATTTTACTGTTAGCAGTGTGGATGGATAGTGCGACAAAAGCCCGACGCTAA
- a CDS encoding AraC family transcriptional regulator, translating into MRILVPPTQVFERQRTDFQAIKDTYVIQAMRFTRLNACKGIKVDQVLSYVGISRSNMEARFKEERGHSIHPEIHNSKLKRAGCLLKTTSLPIVEIHICVDTLPCNTCIPFLKRT; encoded by the coding sequence ATGCGAATATTAGTGCCGCCAACACAAGTATTTGAACGCCAAAGGACCGACTTTCAAGCAATAAAAGATACGTACGTTATTCAAGCCATGCGCTTTACTCGCCTCAATGCGTGCAAAGGCATTAAAGTGGATCAAGTGCTCAGTTATGTCGGTATTTCTCGTTCCAATATGGAAGCTCGATTTAAAGAAGAACGGGGGCACTCTATTCACCCAGAGATTCATAACTCAAAATTGAAGCGAGCGGGCTGTCTTCTAAAAACAACTTCTTTACCCATCGTTGAAATTCACATCTGTGTGGATACCCTTCCTTGCAATACATGTATACCGTTTTTAAAAAGAACTTAA
- a CDS encoding substrate-binding domain-containing protein, which produces MNKRFRITLLFNANKVYDRQVIEGVGEYLQASQCDWDIYLEEEFTTHIENFHAWKGDGVIADFDNPDIMALLEHSDIPVVGVGGSYENSQDYPDVPYVATDNQALIELAFQHLRNKGLENFAFYGMPQDSWKRWAHEREKAFKHVVQSAGYSCSVYRGNDTSPQTWQYDMNRLADWLQRLSTPIGIIAVTDSRARHLLQVCEHLNIMVPDKVSVIGIDNEELARYLTASITELCRARL; this is translated from the coding sequence ATGAATAAACGTTTTCGCATCACACTGCTCTTTAATGCTAATAAAGTGTATGATCGCCAAGTGATAGAAGGAGTGGGTGAATACCTTCAAGCATCCCAATGTGATTGGGATATCTATTTAGAAGAAGAATTCACCACTCACATCGAAAACTTTCATGCGTGGAAAGGCGATGGGGTTATTGCTGACTTCGATAACCCTGACATCATGGCGTTATTAGAACATTCAGACATCCCCGTTGTTGGTGTGGGCGGTTCCTATGAAAACAGCCAAGACTATCCCGATGTCCCTTATGTCGCGACCGATAACCAAGCCCTGATAGAGTTAGCATTTCAGCACTTACGTAACAAAGGATTAGAAAACTTCGCTTTTTATGGAATGCCACAAGATTCTTGGAAACGTTGGGCTCATGAACGTGAAAAGGCTTTTAAGCATGTTGTCCAATCTGCAGGGTACTCTTGTTCGGTCTATCGCGGCAATGATACCAGCCCGCAAACATGGCAATACGACATGAACCGTTTAGCCGATTGGCTACAACGCTTATCCACTCCCATCGGCATCATCGCCGTGACGGATTCAAGAGCACGCCATCTTCTACAAGTCTGTGAACACCTTAATATCATGGTGCCTGATAAAGTATCCGTGATTGGCATCGATAATGAAGAGCTTGCGCGCTACCTAACCGCGAGTATCACTGAGCTCTGTCGGGCAAGGCTGTAA